One segment of Variovorax sp. V93 DNA contains the following:
- a CDS encoding CaiB/BaiF CoA transferase family protein, whose protein sequence is MLLAQYGAEVVKVEPPDGDWGRLLGPRSGDHCVHSWHYNLGKRSIALDLKSESGQKVLRTIASQCDIFIESFRPGVIERLGFSYDAVKAIRPDVIYASVSGFGQTGPYSQRGTVDSLIQGFSGMMVMNRTPDGTPHRQGMVAADVLTGLYVFSALSAALSARRQQGEGGYLDLNLMQSAAAFQGAKIAEFHASGGEPKSFYGPVGFLPTSDGGVSVSCRKGEHFVLLCQVLGEPALAGDARFKSGEDRVRNEGVLMQELARLAESWTTGHLLVALQAVGVLVEKVQTYDEWLCDEHVLARQAYRWIDGGALGSLPLAEIPGVANPCEDRCRAPSVGEHSVSVCQRFGVDTALVEESLRTGTLGPVIRAG, encoded by the coding sequence ATGCTGCTGGCTCAATATGGCGCAGAGGTCGTCAAGGTGGAGCCGCCGGATGGCGATTGGGGACGCCTTCTTGGGCCCCGAAGCGGCGATCACTGCGTGCACTCGTGGCACTACAACCTCGGCAAGCGATCGATCGCTCTGGACCTGAAGAGCGAGTCCGGCCAAAAGGTGCTAAGGACGATTGCCAGCCAATGCGACATCTTCATCGAGAGCTTCAGGCCCGGCGTCATCGAACGGCTCGGCTTTTCGTACGACGCAGTCAAGGCGATTCGTCCGGACGTGATCTATGCGTCCGTGTCGGGGTTTGGGCAGACCGGTCCCTACAGTCAACGGGGCACTGTTGACTCGCTCATTCAGGGCTTCTCGGGGATGATGGTGATGAATCGCACACCCGACGGAACGCCTCACCGCCAGGGAATGGTCGCTGCCGACGTCCTGACCGGTTTGTACGTGTTCTCTGCGCTTTCAGCGGCACTGTCGGCGCGCCGCCAACAGGGGGAGGGCGGCTATCTGGACCTCAACTTGATGCAGTCGGCGGCTGCCTTTCAGGGTGCCAAGATTGCCGAGTTCCATGCCAGTGGCGGCGAGCCCAAGTCGTTCTACGGGCCGGTCGGTTTTCTCCCGACGAGCGATGGCGGGGTTTCTGTTTCCTGCCGAAAGGGCGAACACTTTGTCTTGCTATGCCAAGTGCTGGGAGAGCCTGCCCTTGCAGGGGATGCCCGGTTCAAGTCGGGGGAGGATCGTGTTCGCAACGAAGGTGTGCTGATGCAGGAGCTCGCTCGACTGGCCGAAAGCTGGACAACGGGCCATCTGCTTGTTGCACTCCAGGCAGTCGGGGTGCTCGTGGAAAAGGTGCAGACCTATGATGAATGGCTGTGCGACGAGCATGTCCTCGCCCGGCAGGCATACCGATGGATCGATGGTGGCGCGCTCGGCTCTCTTCCTCTTGCCGAGATCCCTGGTGTGGCGAACCCATGCGAAGACAGATGCCGCGCGCCGTCCGTCGGTGAGCACTCTGTTTCCGTCTGCCAGCGATTTGGCGTCGACACGGCCTTGGTGGAGGAGAGTCTTCGAACCGGAACTCTCGGGCCAGTGATTCGAGCCGGGTAG
- a CDS encoding acyl-CoA dehydrogenase family protein, whose protein sequence is MSTSTKSGDSRSFYADWDALLTPREVELVQRAKSFCASELVPFAERAHHTGEVLPKQLIQAWAALGLQGLQTPQDLGGQGASYLAKIRVVQVLSRFAFAAAFSLNNSHSMVHMVATQTSDRLRNLYLGDLLSGKLVACIALTEHTGGSDLAATRTLAKKVDGGWLINGEKAWITNATIADLAVVGAQTATGTAGIGRFLVSLSASGVDRLGAHPVDAGSASGVGGLRFSDVFVPDDHLLEAPGEGFKRSMAAINGARVHVAAMAAACLERALEVAVAYTLTRTAFGHPLMDHQGLRWRLVDVANELDAANALVLRAAQLINAGENAELAAAHAKKFATSRAISGIEHCMQSMGANGLLRTHGLQRQLAEVKMASYADGTTEILNERIGSHLRRRYS, encoded by the coding sequence ATGAGCACCTCGACGAAGTCGGGTGACTCGCGCAGCTTCTATGCGGATTGGGATGCGCTGCTGACGCCGCGTGAGGTCGAGTTGGTGCAAAGGGCCAAGTCCTTCTGTGCCTCCGAACTGGTGCCCTTCGCCGAGCGAGCTCATCACACCGGAGAAGTGCTCCCCAAGCAGCTGATTCAGGCATGGGCCGCACTCGGGCTGCAAGGGTTGCAGACTCCGCAGGACCTCGGAGGCCAGGGAGCTTCGTACCTGGCGAAGATCAGGGTGGTGCAGGTGCTGTCGCGCTTCGCCTTTGCGGCGGCGTTCAGTCTGAACAATTCGCACAGCATGGTCCACATGGTCGCGACGCAGACGTCGGACAGGCTGCGCAATCTTTATCTTGGCGATCTGCTGTCCGGCAAGCTGGTGGCCTGCATCGCGCTGACTGAGCACACAGGGGGCAGTGATCTGGCTGCGACCAGAACCTTGGCCAAGAAAGTCGACGGTGGCTGGTTGATCAACGGCGAGAAGGCGTGGATCACCAATGCGACGATCGCTGATCTGGCTGTGGTCGGCGCGCAGACGGCCACAGGAACCGCCGGCATTGGGCGATTCCTGGTCTCCCTGTCGGCGTCGGGTGTGGATCGCTTGGGCGCACATCCCGTGGATGCCGGTTCTGCCAGCGGGGTCGGGGGCCTGAGGTTTTCGGACGTCTTTGTCCCTGACGACCATCTCCTCGAAGCTCCGGGCGAAGGGTTCAAGCGCTCGATGGCTGCCATCAACGGCGCGCGGGTCCATGTCGCTGCCATGGCGGCGGCATGCCTTGAGCGGGCGCTTGAGGTTGCGGTGGCCTACACCCTGACCCGGACGGCATTCGGGCATCCTCTGATGGATCACCAAGGTCTTCGGTGGCGATTGGTCGACGTGGCCAATGAACTGGATGCCGCCAACGCCTTGGTACTGCGGGCAGCCCAGCTGATCAACGCGGGCGAGAACGCCGAACTTGCGGCCGCGCATGCAAAGAAGTTCGCGACGTCGAGGGCAATCTCGGGGATCGAACACTGCATGCAGAGCATGGGAGCCAACGGTCTGCTGCGCACGCACGGGCTGCAGCGGCAACTGGCCGAGGTCAAGATGGCAAGCTATGCAGATGGCACGACGGAGATTCTGAACGAACGGATCGGCAGTCATCTGCGGCGGAGGTATTCGTGA
- a CDS encoding 2-hydroxychromene-2-carboxylate isomerase, translating into MTDCIDAFYWIHSDWAYFGGPRLKAMGERHGLKVNHRPVDLATVYSRTGGIKLPYRSKERKDYRLLEMRRFREILGMPINLEPKHFCVTGHLPSWFVIAAEALGHEVADLSQGIMRAIWVEDRNAEDAGTLVSIANDMGLDGQEILKSAQDGRTELTYMKYTNEAIEKGVFGAPFYFFRGEAFWGQDRLDMLDRTIEKARGR; encoded by the coding sequence ATGACCGACTGCATCGATGCCTTCTATTGGATTCATTCAGACTGGGCCTATTTCGGAGGCCCACGGTTGAAGGCCATGGGTGAGCGCCATGGACTCAAGGTGAACCATCGCCCCGTGGATCTCGCAACGGTCTACTCAAGAACGGGCGGCATCAAGCTTCCCTACCGTTCGAAGGAACGGAAGGACTATCGCCTGCTGGAGATGAGGCGCTTCCGGGAAATCCTTGGCATGCCCATCAATCTCGAGCCCAAGCACTTCTGCGTGACGGGGCATCTTCCCTCCTGGTTCGTGATCGCGGCGGAGGCGCTTGGTCACGAGGTGGCGGACCTGAGCCAGGGCATCATGCGCGCCATCTGGGTGGAGGACCGCAATGCCGAAGACGCTGGCACGCTGGTGTCCATTGCCAACGACATGGGCTTGGACGGTCAGGAGATCCTGAAGAGCGCGCAGGACGGGCGAACGGAACTGACCTACATGAAGTACACGAACGAGGCGATTGAAAAGGGAGTGTTTGGCGCGCCGTTCTACTTTTTCCGGGGGGAGGCCTTCTGGGGCCAGGATCGGCTCGACATGCTCGACAGGACCATCGAGAAGGCACGGGGAAGATGA
- a CDS encoding Bug family tripartite tricarboxylate transporter substrate binding protein, whose product MSPAKLIAAVLPLVAGLVSAHADVYPSAPVRLVVPFPPGGPVDLVARVISGPLGQELGQPIVVENKAGAGGNIAAGEVARAKADGYTLSMVYETHATANLFNKNYKFDAFDSFEYISLLGQSPTVLATSLQSGYDTLAKYIAALKARPEQINQAVPGPGAASMLKPELLNQALGSRVTYVPFSGAAPAFTALAGGQIDVVLASVPALLPLIQAKRVNAIAVGSAQPLPALPGVPPLSTVVPGYESTIWVGLVAPKGTPKAVTERIALAVRRGLEQPAVKKQLEDASFVVLATDRSRFIERARADHRAAQMLIDKGVLKADE is encoded by the coding sequence ATGTCCCCAGCCAAGTTGATTGCGGCCGTGTTGCCTTTGGTCGCGGGCCTGGTTTCGGCCCATGCAGATGTGTATCCCTCGGCGCCGGTCCGGCTGGTAGTGCCCTTCCCGCCTGGCGGGCCTGTCGATCTCGTTGCACGGGTGATCAGCGGCCCTTTGGGGCAGGAGTTGGGTCAGCCGATCGTTGTCGAAAACAAGGCCGGAGCCGGAGGCAACATTGCCGCTGGCGAAGTGGCGCGAGCCAAGGCGGACGGGTACACGCTGTCCATGGTCTATGAGACCCACGCGACGGCCAATCTTTTCAACAAGAACTACAAGTTCGACGCATTCGATTCGTTCGAGTACATATCGCTGCTGGGTCAGTCGCCAACGGTCCTGGCAACCTCGCTCCAATCGGGCTATGACACGCTTGCGAAGTACATCGCTGCCTTGAAGGCAAGGCCGGAGCAGATCAACCAGGCAGTACCCGGACCTGGTGCGGCGAGCATGCTGAAACCTGAGCTGCTGAACCAGGCACTCGGCTCGCGCGTCACTTATGTGCCATTCTCGGGGGCGGCGCCTGCGTTCACGGCGCTCGCTGGAGGGCAGATTGACGTGGTCCTTGCCTCGGTCCCGGCGCTTTTGCCTTTGATTCAGGCAAAAAGGGTCAACGCGATCGCCGTGGGATCGGCTCAGCCCCTTCCAGCGCTGCCCGGCGTGCCGCCGCTGAGCACCGTGGTCCCGGGCTACGAATCAACGATATGGGTGGGCCTGGTCGCTCCCAAGGGCACGCCCAAGGCGGTGACGGAGCGCATCGCCCTGGCTGTCCGACGGGGGTTGGAGCAGCCCGCGGTCAAGAAGCAACTCGAGGACGCGAGCTTTGTGGTGCTTGCGACCGATCGATCGCGATTCATTGAGCGGGCGCGGGCCGACCACCGGGCCGCGCAGATGCTCATCGACAAGGGCGTGCTCAAAGCCGACGAGTAA
- a CDS encoding Bug family tripartite tricarboxylate transporter substrate binding protein has product MSVKKSSLAAGAFMLLAMGAAQASGYPNAPIRLVVPYPPGGPVDFVARVVSVPLGQELGQAIVIENKAGAGGNVAANEVSRAKPDGYTLSLVYETHATTNLFYKNFKFDAFKSFDHISLLGYSPLVLTTSTQSGLDTFPKLIAALKSKPGALNQVVTGPGAASVLKPELMHQALGTKVTYVPYPGVAPAMQALVGGQIDIALVSVTAALPLIQAKKVNAVAVGSAKPLPALPGVPTMNSSIPNFESTAWIGIVAPAGLPKDVFDRLQGAVQKVMASDAVRKQLEASTFVVLATDQNGFIDRARADFRDAEQLVQKGILKPEE; this is encoded by the coding sequence ATGTCAGTCAAGAAGTCGAGTCTTGCCGCAGGTGCTTTCATGCTCCTTGCGATGGGGGCAGCGCAGGCCAGCGGCTATCCCAATGCCCCGATCAGACTTGTCGTTCCCTACCCGCCAGGAGGGCCCGTCGACTTCGTGGCGCGGGTCGTCAGTGTGCCGCTTGGTCAGGAGCTGGGTCAGGCTATCGTCATCGAGAACAAGGCGGGAGCAGGCGGAAATGTCGCTGCCAATGAGGTGTCTCGCGCGAAGCCTGATGGCTATACGCTGTCGCTGGTTTACGAGACCCATGCAACGACCAATCTGTTCTACAAGAATTTCAAGTTCGACGCCTTCAAGTCCTTCGACCACATCTCTCTGCTCGGCTACTCGCCACTGGTGCTCACGACATCAACGCAGTCAGGCCTGGACACCTTCCCGAAGCTGATCGCTGCGTTGAAGAGCAAGCCCGGCGCGCTCAACCAAGTAGTTACCGGTCCTGGCGCAGCGAGCGTTCTGAAGCCGGAACTGATGCATCAGGCGCTGGGCACCAAGGTGACCTACGTTCCGTATCCGGGCGTCGCGCCGGCGATGCAGGCACTGGTCGGTGGGCAGATCGACATCGCGCTGGTCTCGGTTACTGCGGCCTTGCCCTTGATACAGGCCAAGAAAGTCAATGCGGTCGCCGTTGGATCGGCCAAGCCGCTGCCCGCGCTGCCGGGCGTTCCCACCATGAACAGCAGTATCCCCAACTTCGAGTCGACGGCGTGGATTGGCATCGTGGCACCTGCGGGACTGCCCAAGGACGTGTTCGATCGTCTTCAGGGGGCCGTGCAGAAAGTGATGGCGAGTGACGCCGTCCGAAAGCAGCTCGAGGCATCGACGTTTGTCGTCCTCGCGACCGATCAGAACGGCTTCATCGATCGTGCCCGGGCGGACTTTCGGGACGCGGAGCAACTGGTCCAGAAGGGAATTCTCAAGCCCGAAGAGTAA
- a CDS encoding thiamine pyrophosphate-dependent enzyme, giving the protein MAYRVADAIVDSMVAHGADRGFSVPGESFLGLLDALHARRDFDLVTCRHEGSAALAAIADSKLTGRPGIVMASRGPGAFNAAIGVHVAAEEAIPMILLIGQVDTPNLGRGAVQEIDSSKAFWGSIKWSGRIDRADAVAEVMARAFAMAVSGTPGPVTVELPEDVLTAVVDQRPARVHGRAIAEASVDDAARVHELLASASRPILIVGGECRSSEFRRDLQELVGLWDVPVALTNKNQDQFSNLDPHWVGQLSFFASPAHTALFSEADLLIAIGSRMGDVSSLGFAFPRQGLNPQRFVHVYPDPEMIGRHFQTDLPIVSTAHGFVRATLRHGRRAGTSAAWMQRVAEAANRAHGWQPQNVVADDVMGHTIMALERLAKRDAILTTDSGNFASWVHRIFKMTPENRLLGSACGAMGTGVPAGVAAGLRYPDREVLAFVGDGGFLMNGNELITAVDRGLNIRVVISNNGSYGTIRTHQQRHFPNRVSGTDLGNPNFAKLAEAFGARGFRIEHARDAAGMVERAMATEGPVVIEVCSDPDMSVERSLKWE; this is encoded by the coding sequence ATGGCATACCGAGTTGCTGACGCAATCGTTGACAGCATGGTCGCGCACGGTGCGGATCGCGGATTCAGCGTCCCCGGGGAGAGTTTTCTGGGACTGCTGGACGCCTTGCACGCACGTCGCGACTTCGATCTGGTCACTTGCCGTCATGAAGGTTCCGCCGCCCTGGCCGCCATCGCCGACTCGAAGCTGACCGGCCGCCCCGGCATCGTCATGGCAAGTCGTGGTCCTGGCGCATTCAACGCTGCGATTGGTGTTCACGTGGCTGCGGAAGAAGCGATTCCCATGATCCTCCTGATTGGACAGGTGGATACGCCAAATCTGGGACGAGGAGCGGTCCAGGAGATCGATTCGTCCAAAGCGTTCTGGGGAAGTATCAAGTGGTCCGGGCGCATCGATCGCGCTGACGCGGTAGCCGAGGTCATGGCCAGAGCCTTCGCCATGGCAGTTTCGGGCACACCCGGTCCCGTGACGGTCGAATTGCCCGAAGACGTTCTGACGGCCGTTGTCGACCAGCGGCCAGCACGAGTCCACGGTCGAGCCATTGCTGAAGCGAGCGTGGACGATGCCGCTCGCGTCCATGAGCTGCTTGCAAGCGCGAGCCGGCCCATCCTGATCGTGGGTGGTGAATGCCGCAGTTCCGAGTTCCGACGCGATCTCCAGGAACTCGTGGGCCTGTGGGACGTGCCGGTGGCGCTGACGAACAAGAATCAGGACCAGTTCTCCAACCTGGATCCACATTGGGTCGGCCAGCTGAGCTTCTTCGCTTCGCCAGCGCACACGGCGCTGTTCAGCGAAGCCGACCTGTTGATCGCCATCGGGAGCCGGATGGGCGATGTCTCATCGCTCGGCTTCGCATTCCCGCGTCAGGGCCTGAACCCTCAGCGGTTCGTTCACGTGTATCCCGATCCTGAGATGATCGGGCGGCACTTTCAAACGGATTTGCCGATCGTTTCGACAGCGCATGGATTCGTGCGCGCGACGCTGCGCCACGGCAGGCGGGCAGGCACCTCCGCGGCCTGGATGCAGCGCGTTGCTGAAGCGGCGAATCGTGCGCACGGCTGGCAGCCTCAGAACGTGGTGGCCGACGACGTGATGGGGCACACGATCATGGCGTTGGAGCGCTTGGCGAAGCGCGATGCGATCCTGACGACGGACTCCGGGAACTTCGCCTCCTGGGTGCACCGCATCTTCAAGATGACACCGGAGAACCGGCTGCTGGGATCCGCGTGCGGCGCCATGGGGACGGGCGTTCCAGCCGGGGTGGCGGCCGGCTTGCGCTATCCGGACAGGGAGGTCCTCGCATTCGTAGGTGACGGAGGCTTCCTCATGAACGGCAACGAGCTGATCACAGCCGTTGATCGAGGACTGAACATCCGGGTGGTGATTTCCAACAACGGCTCGTACGGGACCATCCGAACCCATCAACAGCGGCACTTTCCGAATCGGGTGAGTGGTACTGACTTGGGGAATCCGAACTTTGCCAAGCTTGCTGAGGCGTTTGGCGCCCGTGGTTTCAGGATCGAGCACGCCAGGGACGCAGCAGGAATGGTCGAGCGGGCGATGGCGACCGAGGGACCGGTGGTGATCGAGGTCTGCAGCGATCCCGACATGTCTGTGGAGCGATCGCTCAAGTGGGAGTGA
- a CDS encoding MDR family oxidoreductase codes for MFKGIVVEKDAEGHRASVSEIDDSRLPAGDVTVRIEYSTLNYKDGLAITGKGPVVRSFPMVPGIDFAGVVEQSEHADFKAGDRVLLNGWGVGETHWGGLAQRARVKGDWLIPLPQRFSAKQAMAIGTAGYTAMLCVMALEWHGLKPGQGPVLVTGANGGVGSFGVALLANLGYQVVASTGRPAESEYLRRLGASDVIDRKELNEPGKPLQKERWIAAVDSVGSHTLANVCAQVQYGGAVAACGMAQGLDFPSSVAPFILRGVTLLGVDSVMRPKADRLAAWERLAKDLHGPILEDIADEIPLGQAIDAAKRLMRGEVRGRLIVNPNA; via the coding sequence ATGTTCAAAGGCATCGTTGTAGAGAAGGACGCCGAAGGCCATCGTGCGTCGGTGAGCGAGATCGATGACAGCCGCCTGCCTGCAGGCGACGTCACGGTTCGGATCGAGTACAGCACCCTCAATTACAAGGACGGACTGGCCATCACGGGCAAGGGGCCGGTCGTCCGGAGCTTTCCGATGGTGCCGGGCATCGACTTTGCGGGCGTCGTCGAACAGAGCGAACACGCCGATTTCAAAGCCGGTGATCGGGTGCTCCTCAATGGCTGGGGCGTGGGTGAGACTCACTGGGGTGGGTTGGCCCAGCGCGCGCGCGTAAAAGGTGACTGGCTCATCCCACTGCCGCAGCGCTTCAGTGCCAAGCAGGCGATGGCCATCGGGACCGCTGGCTATACCGCGATGCTCTGCGTGATGGCACTTGAGTGGCATGGCCTGAAGCCGGGGCAGGGGCCCGTGTTGGTCACCGGTGCGAACGGGGGCGTAGGTAGCTTCGGGGTCGCGCTCCTGGCCAATCTGGGCTATCAGGTCGTGGCCTCGACGGGTCGCCCCGCTGAGTCGGAGTATCTACGCCGCCTCGGCGCGAGCGACGTGATTGATCGCAAGGAACTGAACGAGCCAGGCAAGCCTTTGCAGAAGGAACGGTGGATCGCTGCCGTGGACTCCGTGGGGAGCCACACTCTGGCGAATGTGTGCGCGCAAGTTCAATACGGCGGGGCTGTCGCGGCATGCGGCATGGCGCAAGGACTTGATTTCCCGTCTTCCGTCGCTCCCTTCATTCTTCGCGGCGTGACCTTGCTCGGTGTCGATAGCGTGATGCGTCCGAAGGCAGATCGGTTGGCAGCGTGGGAGCGCCTTGCAAAGGATCTGCACGGGCCGATCCTGGAAGACATCGCCGATGAAATCCCTTTGGGACAGGCGATTGATGCTGCCAAAAGGCTGATGCGAGGAGAGGTTCGCGGTCGCCTGATTGTCAATCCCAACGCTTAG
- a CDS encoding TetR/AcrR family transcriptional regulator — MELLTEQGFSATGLDAVLKRATVPKGSFYHYFESKDAFGAAVMDAYDDYFKRKLDRWLLSEERPPLDRLADFIADASKGMRKHRFTRGCLVGNLSQELGVLPSGFRERLDAILLGWQARVARCLEAAQVEGSISAALDPEQLAEFFWIAWEGAVLRARLVQSDRPLITFITAFLSSLGARAEAIPHPGANQQHF; from the coding sequence ATGGAACTGCTGACCGAGCAGGGTTTCAGCGCGACCGGCCTGGATGCGGTGCTGAAGCGGGCGACAGTGCCCAAGGGGTCCTTCTATCACTACTTCGAGAGCAAGGATGCATTCGGCGCTGCGGTGATGGACGCCTACGACGACTACTTCAAGCGAAAGCTCGATCGGTGGTTGTTGAGCGAGGAGCGTCCGCCGCTGGACCGTCTCGCGGATTTCATCGCCGATGCGTCGAAGGGCATGCGCAAGCATCGCTTCACGCGTGGATGCCTCGTCGGGAACTTGAGCCAGGAGCTGGGTGTGCTGCCCTCCGGATTTCGCGAACGCCTGGATGCCATCCTCCTCGGATGGCAGGCGCGGGTAGCCCGTTGTCTCGAGGCCGCCCAGGTCGAGGGAAGCATTTCGGCTGCATTGGACCCAGAGCAGCTTGCCGAGTTCTTCTGGATCGCGTGGGAAGGTGCGGTGCTTCGTGCCCGGCTCGTTCAGAGCGACCGCCCGTTGATCACTTTCATCACTGCATTTCTCTCGAGCCTGGGCGCGCGTGCCGAGGCAATCCCCCACCCCGGGGCGAATCAGCAGCACTTTTAA
- a CDS encoding Bug family tripartite tricarboxylate transporter substrate binding protein, producing MKFNAIRKWLVAAGLACMTVAPALADEAYPSQPIKLVVGFPPGGPTDIVARVIAQSLGKELKASVIVDNRGGAGGIIGAEAVAKAKPDGYTLLVAVESSQTRGQALNPTLPYDQIKDFTYIRNVAKQRNLIVVNPGVSINSIKELIAYAKANPGKLNSGGTFGATSHIGGTLFDALNGTELTFVNYKGGAQPISDLIAGVVQVGFFTEATVAQHVRAGKIKALAVAAPERSPAFPDLPTAEEAGGKPMDLSPWFGIAAPAGMPSAVTKKIAAALDKVVTSPEFLSQLETLGAVPVKNSSPEAYSKQVAREIDFWNNWAKTLKTPLAR from the coding sequence ATGAAATTCAATGCGATCAGGAAATGGCTCGTTGCCGCCGGCCTTGCCTGTATGACCGTCGCGCCCGCACTGGCCGATGAAGCCTATCCGTCCCAGCCCATCAAGCTTGTGGTTGGCTTCCCTCCCGGTGGTCCCACGGACATCGTCGCCCGCGTCATCGCCCAATCGTTGGGCAAGGAACTCAAGGCTTCGGTCATCGTCGACAACCGCGGCGGCGCTGGCGGCATCATCGGCGCCGAGGCCGTGGCGAAAGCCAAGCCCGATGGCTACACCCTCCTGGTTGCGGTCGAGTCCTCTCAAACGCGTGGACAGGCACTCAATCCCACCCTGCCTTACGACCAGATCAAGGATTTCACCTACATTCGAAACGTTGCCAAGCAACGCAACCTGATCGTGGTGAATCCCGGTGTTTCCATCAACAGCATCAAAGAGCTCATTGCCTACGCCAAGGCAAACCCTGGGAAGCTGAACTCGGGTGGCACCTTTGGCGCTACCTCGCACATCGGCGGTACTTTGTTCGACGCGCTCAATGGCACTGAACTGACCTTTGTGAATTACAAGGGCGGCGCGCAGCCCATCAGCGACCTGATAGCCGGTGTAGTTCAAGTCGGGTTCTTCACGGAGGCGACCGTTGCTCAGCACGTTCGCGCCGGCAAGATCAAGGCTCTCGCGGTTGCCGCACCAGAGCGCTCGCCGGCGTTCCCGGACCTCCCGACCGCAGAGGAAGCTGGCGGCAAGCCGATGGATCTCTCCCCTTGGTTCGGGATTGCCGCACCCGCCGGCATGCCGAGTGCCGTGACCAAGAAGATCGCCGCAGCACTCGACAAGGTAGTGACGAGTCCTGAATTCCTCTCGCAGCTGGAGACGCTCGGAGCGGTCCCAGTCAAGAACTCGTCGCCCGAGGCCTACTCCAAGCAGGTTGCCCGCGAAATCGACTTCTGGAACAACTGGGCCAAAACGCTCAAGACGCCGCTGGCCCGTTGA
- a CDS encoding acyl-CoA dehydrogenase family protein: MSFYDSYDEKLAAEELALVAAAADFCQGEFSTHLLDTHTQGQPYDSAWIGKWAKAGFLGLQTPRELGGHDASFLCKIRVAQTMAEHGFAAAFAINNLQGSVTRVARLGSDKHRSELLEGLLSGGILCAPAMSEPDGGSDLGALKTCARRVDGGWSITGTKSWITNGQIIQCANLLARVTATGGGSDEIASFLVPLADGPTFSREEILMPGARSFRLSRLTFQDHFVPDWFLFSQPGQAFKASMASVNAARVHVAAMCVASTRAALGEAVGYAGSRQTFGKPLISHQGLAWELAEVSLRLEAANALVLRAALAVQTGAPALTLAAQAKKFAVDVAVWGIDQCLRAMGATGASASHRLAMLFAETRLAAYGDGSSEMLLDRIGKGLAKEYGPAPLQ; the protein is encoded by the coding sequence ATGAGCTTCTACGATTCGTACGACGAGAAACTCGCCGCTGAGGAGCTGGCTCTCGTCGCTGCCGCGGCCGACTTCTGCCAGGGCGAGTTCAGCACCCACTTGCTTGACACGCACACCCAGGGCCAGCCCTACGACTCAGCATGGATTGGCAAGTGGGCCAAGGCGGGCTTTCTGGGACTGCAGACGCCCCGTGAACTCGGCGGCCACGACGCTTCCTTCCTGTGCAAGATTCGAGTTGCACAGACGATGGCCGAACATGGCTTTGCTGCCGCCTTTGCCATCAACAACCTCCAAGGCTCGGTGACCCGAGTCGCGCGCCTGGGCTCTGACAAACACCGCTCCGAGCTTTTGGAGGGCTTGCTCAGCGGCGGCATCTTGTGTGCCCCCGCGATGTCCGAGCCTGATGGAGGCAGCGACCTGGGCGCGCTGAAGACCTGCGCGCGACGGGTGGACGGCGGCTGGTCGATCACCGGCACCAAATCGTGGATCACGAATGGCCAGATCATTCAATGCGCGAATCTCCTCGCGCGCGTGACTGCAACAGGCGGCGGCTCCGACGAGATCGCATCCTTCCTCGTGCCATTGGCTGACGGACCGACGTTCAGTCGTGAAGAGATCCTCATGCCGGGCGCCCGGTCGTTCCGACTGTCGAGGCTGACCTTCCAGGATCACTTCGTTCCCGACTGGTTTCTTTTCAGTCAACCCGGTCAGGCCTTCAAGGCTTCCATGGCATCAGTCAATGCAGCCCGCGTTCATGTCGCAGCGATGTGCGTCGCATCAACGCGAGCGGCCCTCGGTGAGGCGGTCGGCTATGCAGGGAGCCGACAGACGTTCGGCAAGCCGCTGATCAGCCATCAGGGATTGGCTTGGGAGCTGGCAGAAGTCTCCCTGCGGCTGGAGGCCGCCAACGCACTGGTGTTGCGCGCTGCCCTGGCTGTGCAGACAGGTGCGCCCGCATTGACGCTGGCCGCCCAGGCCAAGAAGTTCGCCGTGGACGTCGCGGTGTGGGGAATCGATCAGTGCCTTCGTGCGATGGGGGCCACCGGGGCAAGCGCCTCACACCGTCTGGCCATGTTGTTCGCGGAAACGCGCCTGGCTGCCTATGGCGATGGAAGCAGCGAGATGCTGCTTGACCGCATCGGCAAGGGACTCGCAAAGGAGTACGGGCCTGCGCCCCTCCAATGA